TAAACTTCTGCTGCTGAGTCTGGGAGCAAATACAAAAACGACCAAAGTTCAAGCTGACAGCTAAACAAAATGACTTCACGAATTACCAACTTTtaagatttttttgttttgttgttttaacCATGGAAAGCCTTGGTGTGGTGGCAGACTGAACACAAATAAACCAAAAGATCATAAGCGTTACCTGAAAGGCGAGTTTGGAGCGGAGTTTCTCGGAGACCTGATGAATGACCTGGGCGTTGAGGCTCCCGCTGTTGTCAATGTCTCCTACCATGACCGGGAAAGACTGCAGACAAAATCACACTTTTAGACGACAACAATTCCTGACCAaatgtgtaatatatatataaatgtgagGTCAGAGGTCCCCAGAATACCTCAGCGGGGCCCATCTGTTTAGAGCCCACGTATGTGGCCCCGAAGCGATAGCTGGACTCTCCCAGGGTGCTGAGCATTAATGTGTGATTCACCTAATTTTCGAGGAAgatagcacaaacacacaaatgcatcaGTCAATCATCTCAGCATTGGTTCAATCCACAGCATGAAAACAAGAAAAGATTACATGGATTCCAATGACAGTGAAGTGTTGACCCTTACTGACCTGGAAGTGATTGCTAAGGCCCTTGTTAACAATAAGCCGTACACCCTCCATCTGCATGGGGAAAACCTCTGAAAACCAAAATGGCAGACAACTGAGACACAGCAATACAGTCCAAAAtgttccccccacacacacagcaacagtcctatacccccccccccccccccccccccccttccctcccacacacagcaATACCATCCAATATTCCCCGGTGCCATGGCAGAAACATCTTTGGTTACCTTTGCACTTGCGGTGGCACTCCTCAAACGCCCCAGGGTTGGGAAGGGGAGGCTCAGACTCCCCCTGCTGACCGGAGGCTGAGCTGCCAGCAGGCAGGACAGGTGACACTGGGGGCATACTGAACCCAGGAGGCACAGTCAGCCCAGGGCCACCTGGGACCGCCCCAGCCGAAACTGGCGGTGGGTTAGGGGAGCTGGCAGCCAAAACACTGCCCATTCTGAAAAGAGGGATTCACGGGGAAGAGGTGTGGTGATGTTAAGAGTCTGTTAGGTTAGGGACTCAATGTAACACAGGACAGACCAACAAGAGGTAGATTTTGTTGAAGATGCCGGGAGACGGGTTTGGAGAACTGAAGCGGTGCCGCTTCAAAACAGTATGTTAAAGCCAATGCATGTGAccaaaaatgcatttccagacgTCATCGTGGATAATTCGGCAAACgatgtcattttcaaatgtttgttCTTTAGACACAAGTAACATTGGCATTGATCCTGAACTGCTCTTTCCAAAATCGGACAGCCATCAACTTGCCATCAGTGCTAGGAATCTAGATGTTCGATGGTCGTTATAATGTCCCTAGGTTGAGTACTAGCCAGTCGACTAGTAAGTAGATTAAGCTATTGCATGGCTAAACTGGCTTCGCTGCTCTGCTAACTGTGCAGCAAATAAGATGGCTAGCTAACCAACTAGCTAACTCAGCTAGCTCGCTAGCATGCTAGCTGACATCTTCCAGTGGTCTAATACCCTAACAAGTcaatgtgaatgtttgtgttgcACACCGTGTGGTTACAGACCTAAAAGCAAACCAAcaagtacagtaacaatttTATATATAAGCGGCATGTTTTCTATTAAACCTCGTGTTATAAAATTGTAGACAGGCTACTCACGTTGTGATTTCCAGAGGACGATTCACCACCCGGCAGTACCAACGAAGAAGAAACTGTCATGAGTCATCAGCAAGTCCTGCCTACTCTTAGAAAATACTGTTATGGATTGGACAAATTATAACATGCCTCAAGAGGGCTGGCAGACTCACCTGTCAATCTTGAACTACGCAACCAGCATGTATTCACTCTATGAAAGGACTTGATTTCCCTGTTTTGACCCCTCCTTTACTTTCAGTATATTGGTTCAGAGAGCCGTCATTTGCAAGCGGAATTAAATAGGATTGGACAATTAGGCACCCGCCTCCAAGAGCAGCTAAACGCGTATTTGCAGCATTTTCAGCAATTGAGTCTGCCTGCATTCCATTGGATAAGGATGATTGTCATGGAATGATTGGTGGGCCTGTGGTTTTCAGAGGtaaagagtggggggggggggggggggggggggggggggggggggggggaaccaccCATTCTAAGTTTGGTTGCAATTCATGACGGTTCGAATGCAGAAAACGTGCAGCTATGAAGGTCAGTAAGACAGGGTCTGTGCACAGTCAACCAGCCACGGAACAGTTCATTAAGCCATTTCCATTCAATAGCGCGGACCATCCTCCAATCTTTTGTCCTCCCGTATTCGAAGTGAAGTCTTTCCGTAACCACAACTCACCATCAGATTCCCAGTTATGTGTTTATTTTCAGTTGTTAGGTAGTATTGCCCTTTCTGGACCCCTCAAGTGAAAAACGAAGACACCACAGATTTAATTTCAGTTCAATTTATTCAGTCCAATGATCGCCTGCATTTACTTAAAGAACAGAGTGTATTCTTCTGTATCGTTTCAGTTTTTAGTAGATGGGATACAGCCAAACAGAGAAATCACAAGGATTACATAAAACCTGTATTGTAATAGTAGCCAATCAAAACAATACTAGAGTATATGCCAATCAAAACAGCAAATTCAATTCATATATAAACCTCCACATGAAAATGCTTTAATTATAGCTTTATTATACTTATTGACTATTGAACATGGCGCTTACGTCAGTTTAAGGAAAAATTCAGGACTTTCTGGTTACGTTTTTTTGTAAATAAACGCAAGTTCTTGGTTTCTCAATTGTTGTTGGGGTGCGTAACAGGTTTGAAAACAACAAATAAGATAAATTGCCACCAAAGCTGTGTACATGACACCCCTGcccaaacccccaccccccaaaaaatcaaaaACTGGATTGAGCTGAAGTCTAGATATTATACTCAACCGCCCTTTTGTGACAACAGAAATGTATGTCAATTGTTACATACAGGGTGCGTATCCCGGGCGAACAGGACTTCAGATTACTTGTACATGTTTTAAAAAGAAATTCGAATTGAGAAAAGACTGCTTCTATTGTCTCAGTGTTACGTCTTTGGACTGTCTTCGGTCCATTATGATACATGAGATCTCATAACGTCCCAGGAATTTAATGTCCTGGAAATATTTGAGACGCTGTTTGTCAATTACTAATTCTCCAATATGAGAATAATAGACCCCTCTGGTTTCAGATTTTCTTGGGAGTCTTCATTTTATTCTGTTCAAACCTTGTGCAGCAATACTATGATTGCTACATTACATTAAACCCCAACCCAGCCTCAATCCCCGCCGTTGAAAGCTTTTCTTACTCATGTTCTAAACAGGTTGCGGTGAACATGGTTACTCTACATACCTGAAGGTTACCAGGAAagttaccccccacccccccattcaCACATTCATAATCATTCACACAGGTATACCCGACTCAACAGCCAAACATATGCAGTTAGACATGGTATTCGATTGTGACGAGCATCCACACTCCACCAACTGACAAAGAGCTGCATCAACATTTAACACTCCCCTTTAACTGGTCTCCTTGGTAACCCTTGACATGGGAGCCGAGATGTGTATATGCAGCAACCTGCCCTTAACTATTTATGCATTCTGTACTCCACAGTGCTTTGACCTGTTCTGTGTTAGCAAGGTGCGGGTTACAAGAGGAGACTAGTAAATTGGAAGTCATTTGCCAATGCCCAAAAAGAGTATTAAGACATTATATGTCACTCTTACAATCGAAGACATAAAACATTGATGAAACATACAGCATCCTAACTGATTCACACACTCGTTgtcattcattcacacacacacaacacttttttGGTTTTGCTTCAATGTAAATCCTGAAAGTCAGTTACCaaaaggataaaaaaaaaaagactcttGACCACCATgaagcaaatattttttgtactTGTAAACGCCTTGTGTAAACTACGAATAATTTGCACCTCATTTCCTCGAAATGATTCAGAACACCTCGTAAAAAGACTGACCAAGCTAATCTGGGGTGTGTTCCCGAATTTCTTCTATAAATGTGATACTTTTTACTCACAAAGATGGAAGATAATCTCAGGTTACAAGATCAGAAAAAGCACCCCAATATGACTGTGCTAGGTTAGTATTCTCTCAAGCACTTAAAGCAAAACAATGGTAATGGTAATTGTCCAACCTGTACATTGGAACTAAAAGTATGAGGGTTTCAAAACAAAAACTGTTGTTGTGGTAAAGGTTTAAGTACCGGAGAGAGGAAAAAATTCAAGATGCCAAAGCAACATGACATCTTGAAGACTTGGATTTCACAAACCCACCAAAAGTGTTCCCGAAGTCCCAAATACCAGCAATATCCCCTACCTGCTCAGCAAAGCATCATCAATAAAATGATTTGGAAACATCTCCAAATGTATCGATTTGTTTTCTGCTTTCATCTCTAgcaaaggtttttttttattttttaaaggagggtaaaaaaaaaaaaaagggttcaCAGCTGCCAGTTTGAAGATGCTACAACTTTGCTTTCAAAATAAAACCCGACCCCCAGGCAATGATATTATACTttctcaaaatatatatatatataaaacaaacaaaccggGGCCTCACATCAAGAAAGTAGAAGTATGATGAAATCACATAAGAGGATTGCCTTGCAATCCTTATCCATTCTATCAAAATGGCTCAATTTTTCTCCTGGAGTTTGGATGAAGAAAATTATCAGAGAGCTTTGAGGGATTGGCATTTACCACCGGGCTGAAAACAATTAATTGGCTTTAAATACATTCAAAGACCTCTAGTTAACATGGGTCTGAAAACATTGAGGAAAAATGTTGGCCTTTAACCTAATGGGCTTACACAAGgtttgggggggaaggggaaaaGAAAGAGTCAACCTTTTTGTTCTGCACCATGTAAACTTCAGAGCACCTATAGTTACCTTAACAAAACCCTGTGCATATTACCAAATTGCAGCCCAGAGAATAGTAATATAAAAAATGTTCACCACTGTGAAATAATAATGGAATTCCAGTTCAGGGTTAAAATCAGGCCCCATGGCTCAAGTTAGCTAGACGATACTTGTGTTGAGTAACTGGTCGTGACCTGGTCATATAATAAATCCTGTGTTGTGTTTCATTTTAGACTAACATCAATAGCTTTATTATGGGCAGTCTGTCTTTTGGTGATTTATACCTATTCGCTCCAACTTTAAGAGTGTTTCCATAGTGACATGAAAACAGTCACGTCAAAATAAAGATGCTTTTTATTGCAAGGTTCACATCTAAAAAGTGATCATCTCGAGCCGGGTCACTGCACGTCTCAAAGAAGGACAGAAGACTGCCCATCGCTGCGCACAACAATTAAATTGCATAACGGATACCAAAGAAAATTCCAGGTTCACTATTTAGCTTAATTGTGCTCATATTATGGTTGTCGTGAGAAACAGACGTATGAATGGATGAGAGTGCATGTGAGAGTAATCAAGGCACTTGAGTGACAACTGGAGAGGGAGGACTGAGAGCATGGAGGATGGCTGGTGGAAGTCACCTCTAATATCCATAGACCTAGTTTATACTTGCTAGCCATAAACTGGGGAGGGCTACATATTCAGaacaggttaaaaacaacttAACAAGCACGTGTACCCCCTGACCATCTgctgtacaaaaaaaaagaaacaaaaaaaatggcTTTAAAGAGACTATAAAGtctatatatataaataggGTGCATGGGGTGAGTTAGTTCGGTGCAAAACAAAACGGTTGGAACGTTTCAATGAACAATCTGCGGGCAGCTCTCagtgaaataaaataaattataaaatTCAAACATAAAATCCTTGACATCCATGAAATTTGAAGAGGTGCCCTAAGCCAGTGTGCAAGAGCAGGATTTCGTACAAAAGCCTGGTTCTGTCTTACTGTCCTAGATGAAAGACAAGAtgtcagggattagagtgagaTGGGTGACAACACAGGAAtcaaggggagggaaggaggggttgCTAATTAACCTCTTACTCCCTCCTGCAGTATTTGTGGATCATGAGAAACAGTTTTCAACAGAATAATCAATAGGAGAAGACCTAAACAATCCCCGTGATTTAGCTGGTTGGAACTAACATTGTTTAATTCACACTGATCCTATTCGAATCGCATCTCTGCAAATGCTAAGCAGCTGCTTTGGGACATAGGAAGAGAACTACAACTGCAAATAAATGTGGGAAATGTAGGCTCTTCTCCGGGAGGGACTCACTGGATTAGGGGCTTAGGGTTCCCCTTGCTGCCGACcggccttctcctccacctcctccacctcacagtCTGGGTTGGAGGTGTGGAACTCGGCCACGTACAGGCTCTTGTCGATGCTGCCGGGGATGGGCTTGATATCGGTCACCAGCTGGTCCTCGATGGACTTCAGGTTAAAGCGGTCCTCCGAGGTGATCAAGTTAATGGCCAGGCCCAGATGACCAAACCGccctgagatggagagagtgagtgagtggaaaAGGGGACAAGACAGTCTTCATGagaaatggtgtgtgtgcaaCCGAACCCAACAACTGTTGGCTATTGGTGTTTGTTTGGGCAGTGTGAACTAGGTTTAGATTGGAGTAAAACAATAGTTTTTTTAACAGTACGAAGGCCATCTTTGAAATGTAGATCTACACTGGGAATGGACTATGATGTCATGCAGTTGTAGCTATAAAGGTCGGCAGCTGAAACAGAGATGCGTCAGTCCACGTACCAGATCTGCCAATGCGATGAAGGTACGTCTCGGCGTTCTTGGGGAAGTCAAAGTTGATGACGACGTTGACCGCCTGAATGTCAATACCTCTGGTGAACAAATCTGTTGGATGAAACCCAGAAAATGTGATGCTACTCAGACAGCAATGTAGAGCTACAATCATATTGCTCTACACTCCGTAAACCACATCATTTTCAAACAAAGACAGGTTCAACATATTACATCCAAGATATACATGTCTACTATATAGTAGCAAGTCTTCTATGCTAAAGCTGATTGGCTACGCCCAAATGCAGTGGCATACACACCTGTGCAGACCAGATTTCTGCAAAGCCCGTTTCTGAAGTCGTGGAAAACACGGTTCCTGTACTCCTGCATCATCTTGGCGTGGATGTAGAAGCAGGAGTAACCTAGCTGGGTGATCTTCTTGGCTAGGAGCTCAACTCGCTGGGTGGAGTTGCAAAAAATGATGGACTGATTGATCTGCAGCTGTAAGACAAAGACCAAACAGGAGAAAATGTGTTACACACCATTCTCAGGGTCTGATTTGGGAGGATCCAACATAAATGGTAAGACATACTTTAAAACATGCACTGTAACAACCGCCAACAGTTGGTTCTGGTGGTTTGGTGTGATATGCTTGTTTGTTGGAGCAGTGTGAAAAAGACACTTATCTTTCCAGACATTCTAAACCCAACAACAGAATATTTAGTGTTTGTTGGACGTTGTTGGGGGCAGTGTGAGCTGGCCTTATCTACCAAGCCGGACACACTGTGGCGGGGTGAATGGCCTTACCCTGGAGAAGAGCGTGTTGAGGCAGTGAACTTTCTGACGCTCTGTGACGTAGGCGTAGTACTGGGTGATACCCTTCAGAGTCAGCTCCTCCATCAGGTTGATCTCATAGGGCTTCTGAAGGTGCTTAGCCTAGTCCGGGAGTAACACGATGATAGGTGGTACAGAACAAGATTTGCgtcatttacaaacacaaaaggGTTCCTATTGGTTCGCACACAGATTCTTTGGGACACTTGTCCTGTGCTCACCATGAACTTCTGCACGCTCATGGGGAAGGtggcagagtagagcagaatCTGCCGGTTCTTAGCCAGGAAGCTGATGATATCTTCGATAAGCACCACAAAGTCCTGAGACAGCAGCTTATCTGCCTGAAAGGAAGAGTGGGGGGGAAAATATATTTGATGTAGACATGCTTGGGCCTTGGATAGGGTGCAGCATCTTAATTCAAGGCCCATCATGGTTAAATATGAGGTAGCTGGTGGGTCTAATTCAAtggaaatatttacatttagtcatttagcagacgctcttatccagagtgacttacaggaagtacagggacattccgaatccccgaggcaagtaaggtgaaatgccttgcccaaggacacaacgtcatttggcacggtggggaatcaatTCCCTAGATATATACTGTGAATATTGTCTGGTTACTGAATTCCTCCCGTTTCTTCCCTTACCTCATCCATCACCATCATCTGGACTCTGTCCACTTTGGCCACACCCTTCTTTATCAAGTCCAGGATCCTGCCGGGCGTGGCTATGACCACATGCACTGTGAGAGTGGACGAGAGAGCGCAGGCAGAAGGATGACAAACTCGGTGGAAACAAGCTGCTAACTGATCACATCTGCAACAACCCCCTCCGACATCCTCGTAAAGAAATCCGTATTCCGTAACTAAGCCCTGCAATCCTGTAATTCACTTAGACCAGGGGTggtcaaccctggtcctcgagagcctcagtcctgcatgttttagaggtTTCCcttctccagcacacctgattcaaatgaatggttgttacccaagcctgagaatgacccttcatttgaatcaggtgtgctggagcagggaaacatcttaaacatgcaggactgaggctctcgaggaccagggttagcCACCCCTGACTTAGACTATTCCTCTGATAAGGCTCGTCCAATCAAATCAgtctcattttttttttattaccggTCTCATCCAGGCGCATGATGTCATCTCGCAGGTTGGTTCCTCCGGTTGTGGCCATGACCTTGACTCCTCCCAGGTGTTTGCTGATCTGGATGCTGATCTGGCTCACCTGCAGGGCCAACTCGCGGGTAGGGACCATCACCATGGCTACCGACCCGACAGAGAACAAGACTCAgtaagaaggaggagggaacaTCCATAAAGCATttggtgcaacagacaaggaagaCTTTCTTCAGAGAAAGTATTGATATTATAAAATACTGATTGTGTTAACTAAATCCAAACTTTTATCTAGTGAAGTATCGGTTGTGAGACATGCTTAGTCACCTGTGCCTTTGTGctagtgaagaaaaaaaaaatggaaaaaaaaatacaaaagaacTGATTTGGATTTGACTTAGTTCTACCTTGTATGTGATCCTTCTTCAGGTCTATTCTCTCCAACATGGGGATAAGGTAAGCACCGCTCTTCCCAGTGCCGTTCTTGGCCCTGGCCAGGATGTCACGGCCGGACAGGGCAATGGGGATGCTCTCCTCCTGGGGGGGCCACAAACGCATGGgttagcggttagggaatcgggatacCAATccaaaggttgccggttcgattcccagacGTGCAAAAATGAcggtgtccctgggcaaggcacttcaccctacttgcctcgggggggggggggggggttcttactgtaagtaactctggataagaacgtctgctaaatgactaaatgtaaagaacaatcacacACCTGATCACACTAAAAGGACCCCAAATCCTAACTGCTATACCTGGATAGGGGAAGGCTTCTCCCAACCCATCTCAAAGATGCCCATCAGTAGCTCTCGTTTAAGACAGTAGTCCTCAAACTCATTCCCCTTGGTGGAAGTCACGTCCTGGGAAACAAAACAGTCGATTGGGTGCTTTTAAAACATGCTAGAGGGACTACACAAGGACAATATATGAAACTGATGTGAAAAGGGCAGATTTGGAATTTAGAaggcagaagaagaaaaaaaaaagacggaACTATGACTTACAGAAGTTCGAACCCTGGTGTCTTTGGGAGGAAGCTGCAGGTTCTTTTTCCAGTCATCCCCAAACCTGATGCCAGTTCCCTCCTGGGGCACACCTCCAGCTTTCTGAGCGAGCCCTGTCACCTTTCCCATGGCTAGGGGTCCTGATTGAGGTGAGGCCGGTTTGGGCTGTCCTCTTAGCTGCCCGTTCTGCTTGTTTAGTCCCAAGACAACAGGGCCAAGACTCTCTGTTCTGGCAGTCGCCATTTCTtccttttgtttattttcttctttaatctttttttttttttttttcctccacaCAAGTTTTCTCCTCAATAAGCTTCTCCAAAAAGTAGAAAAAGTCTATTAAAGCATTAACAAATCATATCTTCTATTCTGTTTTGTTCAAAGCTCTGACAACAGAAGTCAATTTATGGTATTTACATATACACAGATACGTTCAGTTCGGTCCCCTATAACAACAGAGTGACTGACGTATGGAAAAATAAGTCTTTATACAAGAGCTCTTCAAAATGAAGAGAAATTTGCATTCATATGCATAAATACCTGCACACAATATAGAAAATTATATGTGAACAAGTATCAAGGGGTTTAGGTCCTGAAATAGAACAGCTAAGGCAATTTTCACTGAGGGGATAGAATCAGGTTTTATAATCTTAGTTAACTTCAGTTTCTCTTTCTCGATTTCAACAACAGTATTTCCTTATGTTTTTGAGTCCTTTAGAAACGCTCAATATCTTTGTCCTTGAAAATATGTTCTTGAATCTTTATACAAATATTTCCCTCAAAACATACGATCCTTGATCAATATTTGCTTTCCACTGTTTTCATAGATCTCCacttgagggggaaaaaaaaaatacgTTTCCTGATGTTCAAAATATACAAAGGGTACTACAGTCCAAAAGCATACGCTTTTAAGTTCGCCTTTGGCTCCTCCTGTCCGGTGCTCCGGGTGTCCACTGACTTCTCAGACGCCACAGGCTctctctcggtgtgtgtgtgtgtgtgtgtttaagagtgTGGTTGAGTGTGAGAGGGCTTGAGCAGGTTGTTTCCTCCGCAGTCAGTCAGCAAACCAAACCTGTGCCAAATGGAAGGAAGACATGGAGAACAAGAGATTAGTACAGTAAACAGAGCGTGAAACACGAGAATACTGTCACATAAACGTTTGCGCTTCAGAATTTTCCGTTTACATGGGCGAAGTATCTACCTTTTTCCATGAATGCAAAAATGATAAAGGTGCCACTAAGACTATAAAAACGTTTATATTACTGCAACGCTATATGAAGATGGCAAAAAGTGTGAGAGTTCAATTTGAAACAGAAGTCGCACCTTCTGCGCTTTCCAAAAACTGTTGTGACAGTTTCAGTTTCATTTAAGCATGGTGAAAACTGTCAAAAGCATGATCATTGCGAGACGCGACCGCGCACTCTAAAAGCGTGCATTCATCATGATCATGTCAATTTTCGCCTAACATGGAAGCTAGCTGCGTGCAAAATGTAAGGCAATTCGATTTAACAACCATGAGCTAATGTTGTAACTGTAGTTGAATAATTCCCTAGGACGCTTGTTTGATAGTGGGCCCAATTTTATACTAGTCGCCTAACTACATCGAGCCCGTCCAGCAAATCTTAAAGAAATCACGTTACAATTCACTACATCACGCGACCCTTTGTGTTCAGATTTGCAACATGAGGAAAACGGAAGGCTCTTTGCAATACACCAACATAATGTAACCGCTAACATTTAGCTATCTTACCAACTTCCTCGAAAGAGAGTGCGCTAATCAAGTGAGCTAACAAAACAAGATTGACGTGTATACACTAATTAAATAATGTAGCGTGTAAACATAAACTTTCAATGTGAGTGACATGCTGTCtgcatttaaaatattaaatctGACAGCAAGCGGAACTACCTGCGTTAAATTTGCTATAAGGTAGCTCCTACTCTCAAACCAGTTTGTTGTCgtttagctagcttagctagcgttagctaagtAAACTAGCCTAgctatgtagctagctagctagcaagcaggTTTGAGAGCTTATTTTTTCTAATTAAAATGGCTCAAAACACACTGTAAACCCACCTTTCTCCGATGCTGGTGTTACAACTAATCTTCTGTGTGTGGCAGATTAGTTACTCGTTTCGCTATAAGACTTAAATTGTTAAATTCACCCGAATTAATTCGTCtctattgtgtttgttcttgCTAATTCAACATGGTCTCCTTCGCTTCATCGTCTTCTTCTTTGTTCTTGCCATTTAAATCCCTCGTGAGGTTCTAAACCAATCCTGCCATCTAGAGGTGAAACTATTACTGGAGGTTGTCACTATATTGTCGCATAAAGCTGAGTTTTTATCTTTCAGATATTGTTTGTACAGATAGTTATTTTAAGATTGCAGAAATAAGGTAAGGAAATATGTGTTAACGGTAACTTTTGATGTGTTGTGTTTGAAGTTACACGCAAACATATCTATTACCCACTCGAAAGTACAGTGCTTGCAGCTTGTCAAAATGAAGAGGCAGATATCACGTTTTGCAACACTGATAGTTGTATTTAAACTACAGTCTTGTATCCTTTAAAATGAGATCAGAACTTCAAGAACTGATCAATATTTAAACAATTCAACACGTAAAATGACACAGATGTGTAACCAATATAATTTTCTTTACATTCAAAAACATATTCAGAACTCACATTTACAGTAGCTGGTGAGCATAACTTTTGTGAACAGTGTTAGGCCATAAACACTTGAAATAACAGCAGCTCATGTCTAAcctaaagtatgtgtgtgttgttagcTTGATATAAGCTTGATAACTCCTATCTTCGTACAGACAAAATTGTGAGAAGCTTTCTATGCCTCCATATGGAAGGGTTTGTGCAATACGGCTCATCTACTGTAGAAACAAGTTGAAGGCACAACAGCTCACACATTAATACAATGGCTGGACATGGTAATGTATTGCTTTTGTGCTTGTGTCTTTGCACTTATACAAAAGCCTTTGTGGTTAAACTTTGTGAGATGTAGTGGATAGTTAAGTGACCTAAATTATTCCTTTGCATCAAGAGTACAGccctgacacagacacatttacTTCCAGTCACCTTAAAGTAAACTTTTTCCTCAAGTCTTCTtaattcttctttttctttccatGTACTAAATACACCCTGAAAACCCTACTACTTTGACTCTCAAGTTACTTACTCAATAGTTTCACGGAAATGTTGTGTTCAGAGGCTCAAATGTCAATTACATTTCCTGTCGTATCAACGACTGATAAAACAACCTCACTGCTTATAACTCAGAGTAAGTAAACTTAAGTGATGGATTCCACGACAGACTAAATGTGCCAAAAGAGGTTACGTATATAATCGTCTATGTTTTATTAGGGTTCCCGCCGTGACAAAAACCTTCATCCTGATTGGTCCCTCCGTTCGATGATCCGGGCGTGTGATTGGTCCATCCTAAATGAGGTTGTTTGCGAAAAGATGAGAAGTGTGCCTTGAACACCTCTCGGATTTTAGCCACGCAGATGTCAGAGGCTTCCTGTGTCTCCTTGGAGAGCTGTGATAGGCTGAGGAAGCCATGTGGGAGGTCCTCCACCACTGTCAGGCTCACGGGTTGGCCAATGGTCTTCAGCTTCTTGGCAAACATCACCGAGTCATCCAGCAAGGCATCCAGGGCTGACGCCTGTGGGGACAAGTAAAAAATATCTGGGTTAAT
This genomic window from Hypomesus transpacificus isolate Combined female chromosome 4, fHypTra1, whole genome shotgun sequence contains:
- the LOC124467000 gene encoding probable ATP-dependent RNA helicase ddx6: MATARTESLGPVVLGLNKQNGQLRGQPKPASPQSGPLAMGKVTGLAQKAGGVPQEGTGIRFGDDWKKNLQLPPKDTRVRTSDVTSTKGNEFEDYCLKRELLMGIFEMGWEKPSPIQEESIPIALSGRDILARAKNGTGKSGAYLIPMLERIDLKKDHIQAMVMVPTRELALQVSQISIQISKHLGGVKVMATTGGTNLRDDIMRLDETVHVVIATPGRILDLIKKGVAKVDRVQMMVMDEADKLLSQDFVVLIEDIISFLAKNRQILLYSATFPMSVQKFMAKHLQKPYEINLMEELTLKGITQYYAYVTERQKVHCLNTLFSRLQINQSIIFCNSTQRVELLAKKITQLGYSCFYIHAKMMQEYRNRVFHDFRNGLCRNLVCTDLFTRGIDIQAVNVVINFDFPKNAETYLHRIGRSGRFGHLGLAINLITSEDRFNLKSIEDQLVTDIKPIPGSIDKSLYVAEFHTSNPDCEVEEVEEKAGRQQGEP